The Girardinichthys multiradiatus isolate DD_20200921_A chromosome 21, DD_fGirMul_XY1, whole genome shotgun sequence genomic sequence TCAAGTCAAGGGTTAACAAAGCAAAGGCAGCACCGTAGCATATTAGATGAACGTCTAACAGCATTTTGGGCGTTTACAATTGAATAATATGATttcacagtgacagttggttAACCAGtgaccatcactgactgatGAAGTCAATTTCGacagattttcatttttaaaataaattatattgatATGAGTAAAAAGACACaacattttgagattttgagatgtgtaagtttttatttttctgccgCCAATGACAACTATTTTGATAAAATCTTCCCATGAATAAGTTCTGAAAACCCTCCAAATGTTTTGAAAAGCAGCCCAAATCTTAACAACCCGTCCAAAGCTATTTTTTTCCAGCCCTACATGTTCAAATGAAGCCCAACTGGGGGAAAACCAGTGCAGTCTGGCAAATTGTACAGCACTACACAAATTACCCcaatcccataaagaaaacattaatcaacaacaacaataaacatgctGAAGCATAATGTGtattgtaagaattatgattattgatagGAGTGTGtcgctgtgttgtgcctcagttaaaaggGGATCTTCTTGGCACAcgcggtcatacagctctctaccaGTTGATAACTGCCCTGGCCAGAATGCtagaagcacttctggtatgaacatggtttccaggtgtacaccttccaccactttggggttgtaagttttgacacctgggttctttaaagaacaaagaaattatgcatgactgcatctgggaggagttttctgggtggctgggtgcagctgtgtcccagagatgccCATGACTGGCTCTGACGAGGGTctgagaggttctttgggctccTATAAGCTGGCAACCTGGTTGGTCACAAAGGATGGTTTGCTGCTTGGACCCAGTGGTTTTTGCACCTCCGCCTGATAACCTGtatgttcattttggttcagtttacctaagaaTTGTGGAAAAATGGTTTGTTGTGTTTCTTCTGGAGAGGTCCaaaggggttcttggagtttcccaggtttgtctccccatctgTTCAGGgagactctgatggctgtggagactgggtccacgtcTAGTCGTGCTGGTGGGGGTTTTGGATCCGGTTTCAACAGATGGTCAGCTGCCTCTAATGATGGTGGAGGTTGGGCGCATGCCTGGCGCACTGCTTCTGTCAGAATCTTGAGGAAGGTATCCTTCATCTCTCTCCTCAGGTTCCATCCTGCATGTTGACTCCACCCATTACCATCAGGCTTACCTTTGGGcctggtcaggtcgtctgttcgaccggaagtggtctggcaactttgactgtggttggtacTCAGTACCGCCCCCctggtccagctgaccaaacatACATTGTTCCTTTAACCTGTTCTTAACATGGGTTCTGTTTGAAGGCATTTCTCGGCCTTCAAACGCAAGACTGTCATCTTCTGTGTGCACTCTAGCCTCACCTTCTGATCCATTAGATATGCACTTCCATTGCGTCGTCCCGTGAAACACGTGGAAAATGGCTCCAAACCGATTTATAATCCTGTTGACGTCAGAATTgcaatgtctgttgagctgcacatgtcaaaatcagaatcagaatcagaatcagaatcagaaaagctttattgccaagtacgtttttggacatacaaggaatttgttttggcgtagtcggtgcaatacagtacaaattaaacagtataaacatatctacaatataatataaatatatgtgcacagttttaagtgagtgagagtaaatatagagcagtataagatgcaagagcaatacaacagtgcaggtgatcattgtgcaagtaaagcagtgcaagtaaagcaggagtccaagctgagcgttaatgtaacacatagagttacaagttacaagtgtcctgtcagcaaaaaaagggggggtgtgggagaaagggacagtgtcagggtggtttccgggctttgttaaccaggctggtggcagatgggaaaaaactgttcttgtggcgtgaggttttggtccggatggaccgcagcctcctgccagaggggagagtctcaaagagtctgtgaccggggtgggagggatcagtcagaatcttccctgcccgcttcagggtcctggaggtgtacagttcctggagcgacagtagactgcagccaatcaccttctcagcagaccgaatgacacgctgcagcctgcccttatccttggctgtagcagcggcgtaccagatggtgatggaggaggtgaggatggactcaatgatggctgtgtagaagtgcaccatcatagtctttggcaggttgaatttcttcagctgccgcaggaagaacatcctctgctgggctttcttgatgagggagctgatgtttggctcccacttgagatcctgggagatgatggttcccaggaagcggaaagattccacagtgtcaattgtggagtcacagagggtgatgggggcaggtggggctgggttctgcctgaagttcacaaccatctccactgtctttagagcgttgagctcaaggttgttctggctgcaccagtccaacagatggtccacctcccatctgtacgcagactcatcaccatcagagatgagtccgatcagggtggtgtcgtccgcaaacttcagaagcttgacagactggtgactggaggtgcagctgttggtgtacagggagaagagcagaggagagagaacacagccttggggggaaccggtgctgatggtcagggagtcagagacgtgcttccccagcctcacgcgctgcttcctgtcagacaggaagtcagtgatccacctgcaggtggagtcgggcacactcagctgggagagcttctcctgtagcagaactgggacgatggtgttgaaggcagagctgaaatccacaaacaggatcctggcgtaggttcctgtggagtccaggtgccggaggatgaagtgaagggctaggttgactgcatcatctacagacctgttggctctgtaggcaaactgcagggggtcaaggagggggtcggtgatatTGCCCCCTTCACATTTCTGTCTGCCCCCTCATACGTGCATGCCTAGAACCGGCCCTGGAAATGAGGCAGGTATTAATTAGTCTGATTGCGTGTTAGCCATCATTCTGACTGAGGCAGGAAACAAGCTATGGTAAAAAACCTTGTGGGTGATTAGGTTGTTCGCTCTGCTGCGTCTTAAATTATGTTGTGTTATTATGAGTGTTTGTGTCTGAGGACATTCCAACTTAAACAGCTAACACAGAGCAATCCAGAGAAgcaacaaatatgtaaaaacaagaataaaccaTGAACCCAATTAAGCAAAACGAGAATTACAGGAACTAGAGAATATAAGCAGggaaaatgcagaaaaactgTTTTGGAGTTTgagtttcttgtttgtttttctgtgttcaggGACAACTGTCATTGAGAAGATTCTCCAGTCCACTGTTCTGGAAACCTTCCTGCTACAGTCCCTCCACCATCAGAGACTTGTACTTCTTGTGAACATTGCCAGCAAAATAACTCCAGCTACACTTGCATTAGTCTTTAAAGTTGGAAAAGGCTTTGATGCTGTGGCTAAATTCAGGCTCTATACCCAAACTGGCTGCAGGACATTGGTTCTAATgtagttttaatgtttaaaagtaGATCACTCTATAAGGTTAGCAGACATGGTGTAATGGGTGTCCTTCTCACTAATGTTGAATGCCTGCGTTTGAGTTTCCatagttttaaacttttaacaGTTAAATGAGAaattattgtccaattttgctTAGTAAATTGTAGCCTCAATTTTATGCTCTTATCTGATAAGTGGGCCACAAGGTGGGGTCTTCTGCTGAAAACCcatctgttttggtttttaacattttgtgcatTCATGGATGGTACTTCCCACACATTGGTTGTAACCTGTGGTTATTCAAGttactgtttcttttttatcatattgaATCAGTCTGCCCATTATCGTCTGACCTTTGACATCAACACTGCATTTCATCAATAGAACTGCTGCTCTCTGGGTATTGTCTCTTTGTAAACCTGAGAGATATCCATCAAATCATCCCTCacgaaaaaaacacaaagatatttGAACTTCTTTGCTTGATGCAAAGACTACCTTTCCAGAAGGTGCATGGCCTCATATTTAGAAGCACTGACTCTCATTCCAGTCACTTCATGCTCGGCTGCAAACCACTCCAGTATGCTGGTCATGGCTTGTAGAAGCCAACAGAGCCaattcatctgcaaaaagcaatgaTGAGACCCTGAGATACCTAAATCAGATACCCAACTCTCCGTGACTACACCTTGAGACCCTAATCATGAAAACAACcaacaatataaaagacaagAGGCAGCCCTGTTAAACGTCCAATGTGCTCTGGAAGCAGGCTTGACCTTTTGCCGAGAATGCAGACAAAGGTCTTGCTTTGTTCATACATGGAGCGCATACTCCTTAAAACTGTCCCTGGCACTTCTTAGAAAATGCCCCAGGGAACATGGTCTTTAGatctacaaaacacatgtaaaaaGGAGAATCAAACTTCCATGATCCCCTCAGCATTTCAGAAAGGGTAAAAATCCTTTCAAATTCCATTGTTGCATGGTTGGTGTGACAGTCGTACAGATCCTTCTGTGTCTGAGGTCCAGTCAGACAAACCCTCCTTTCCTTAGGTAAGCTTTTCTTAGAAAGGCTGAAAAGTGTGGTCCTTCATTAGTTGAAACAGACTCTCTGACCCCCTTTCTTAAAGTTTGGGACCACCATCCCAGTCTGCCACTCTGCAGGTGCTGTCCCAGTCCCCCATGCAGCATTGAAGTGGCATGCCAATCATGACAGCCTCACAATTTCCAGAGCCTTCAGCATTCCTGGGTGCATTCCCATTCACCTCAGGTTCCACACAGCTGTGGAGCTCAGCAACCATTGGCATGGTAATGGACTCCCTATTTCCAAGTCTTAAGACTCTTCCTCTTCCACAGAAGGCAAGGAGACCCATTGAAGGAGATCCTTAAATTGATCCTTTCATACCCAACAATATCTTTAGTTAGGTCCACAGTTTCCATCCCAAACCATACACAGTGTGGGATAGtccctgttttttctttgcaagtGCTAGATGGATTTCCAGAACTTCTTGAACCCAACCAAAAGTCCCTTAGCCTCTTCAACTCCTCCCACATTTTTTCTTCTGCAACTAACAAAGCTGCAGCTCTGTCCTTCCATTCACCCAAGTGTCTAAGGCATAATGCCATAAGTCTGATGAAATGTCAATCACTGACACTGAGAGGTTTGTAGAATTACAGTACTTCTAGGAGTAGTTTTGTCCCACCATaatctttgaataaaaataaagaacaagaaCCTTTTAACCTAAAATGAGCTACAGACTCACACATACAGTTTATATTAAGGTGAGAGTTATTATTTGCTCTCAAGCTTCATTGTTCCAATGACATTTTCTATCTGCTGAGCCTACTGTGCCATTTGAAGGTTACTTGAATATAGAGTAAACAGtgtacactcaccagccactttattaggtacaccttgctagtaccgggtaggacccccttttgtcttcagaactgccttaatccttcgtggcgtagattcaacaaggtactggaaacaatCCTCAGAGtttgtccatattgacatgatagcatcacacagatgctgcagatttgttggctgcacatccatgatgcgaatatcccgttccaccacatcccagaggtgctctattggattgagatctggtgactgtggaggccatttgagtccagtgaactcattgtcatgttcaagaaaccagtctgagatgactcctttatgacatggtgcgttatcctgctggaagtaaccatcagaagatgggtacactgtggtcataaagggatggacatggtcagcaacaatactcaggtaggctgtggcattgacacaatgctcaattggtactaaggggcccaaagtgtgccaaaaaaatatcctccacaccattacaccaccaccaccagcctgaaccgttgatacaaggcaggatggatccatgctttcatgttgttgacgccaaattctgaccctaccatccgaatgttgcagcagaaatcgagactcatcagaccaggcgacgtttttccaatcttctattgtccaattttggtgagcctgtgcgaattgtagcctcagtttcctgttcttagctgacaggagtggcacccggtgtggtcttctgctgctgtagcccatccgcctcaaggtttgacgtgttgtgcattcagagatgctcttctgcatgccttggttgtacaagtggttatttgagttactgttgcctttctatcagctcgaaccagtctggccattctcctctgacctctggcatcaacaaagcatttgcgcccacagaactgccgctcactggatattttttctttttcggaccgttctctgtaaaccctagagatggtagtgcgtgaaaatcccagtagatcagcagtttctgaaatactcagaccagcccgacTGGCACCAACGACAAtaccacgttcaaagtcacttaaatcacctttcttccccattctgatgctcggtttgaactgcagcagatcgtcttgactaTGTCtaaatgcctaaatgcattgagttgctgccatgtgattggctgattagaaatttgcgttaatgagcagttggacaggtgtacctaataaagtagccggtgagtgtatgttgtCACTGGAAGTACTTTGCACTGTTCTAACATAAATTCAAGACCCACCATAGGTATTGGTTTAAAAGATTTATGTTATGACAAAATATATCTGGaatcatttttttccttttggggAAATTTGTTATTTGTAATTAAGTTATTAATTTTCACTACTTGTtctactttttctttaaaatacaaatttttattttttatacaactttatattttctctgattacataattttcacaaattaaatcagatgttatgatcAAACAGTTACTCAGTACTTGAGTAACcttttcaacaaaatacattgaagtattGCTAATTTTACTTTTACTCTACCCACCTCTGCTGACCTAGTACCCAAGATGgccttgtacaaagtacactaTTAAACCACCCTGTTCTTAAACATAGTGGACAATATGGACATTCCATACTTACAGAAgttcaataataaaaacaaagcttaGATTTAGATCAGGGAGGCTGTTCCTTCCAATCATACCACTTCAGGCAGCACCCTTTTTTCTCTTGTGGACGCTGAGGTGCGCCAGACGAACTACAGAATCCCTAGATGCCACCTGTTCCAGATCACCATCCACAGACTACAAGAACCCTGGATAATCCTAACCACTGCTCGGTGCATAAGCACAGACAATAGTTAGAGCCTTCCCTCTTACAACCTGAAACTGTAAAAAGGCAATGCTTTTGGCAATTCTGGTGAGTGTTCCCACACTTGCCCAATGCCTTTTCCCTGAGCAACCCTGGAGTAGAAGAGAATCCAGCACCCTCTCCATGAGTTAGGTTTTAGAGCCCATGAAGTGTGTGAAGGTGAGTCCAACAATATCTAATCAGTAACACTCAATCTCACACACCAGTCCCTGCTTCTTTCCTACTAATAAAGTGACATTCCACGCCCCAGATGTGATGCTTGGATTCAGAATGCCTATGGCTCTGACCCTGGCATGCCACCTGGCCTACACTGCACTTGATCCTTAATCTTCTCTCTACATGTGGTGGGCTCACATGGAGGTGGCCTTGGGCTGCCTTTCTAGGCTGTGCCCAGGCAAGCCCCAGAATTCAAGGCTTGACCTTCAGGTGCCTGGTGCCAGGCTCCACCCCAGGCCCAATTCCAAGAGGGGGCCCCTGTCTCCTGATTGCGGGTGACGTTCGTCAAAGAATGCGGTCAGAGATCATCAAAATGTTCAAGTACCTTTTAGTCTGAACCCTCCGCTGAGGCAAGTCTGCAATGGGAGACCCTAACAGAGGCAGAATCCACTGAAAACCCTAACCCTACTCTGAAAAAACAGCCCTCTGGATCACAGGGGCACTGCACCACACAACCTATCCATAATCTGTCAAATGGGTTTCTTGATCTAGATGGTGCTTCATGATGCTGCAAATGTGAGCCATAcctttcttatttttaatgaaATCCATGTaactttcacttcacaatgatgTAGTTCATGGATCTACTACATGCTCCCCCCcaccacaaacacaccacacacaaaaaGGTTTGTGTCTTTAACTTCACAGGAATATACATTGGAACATTCGCAAATTACTGTATTTGCAGTATATTATTGTgatgataaaaatatttctccACTGAAATCGCAGATTCTCCTTGGAGTCCCAGCATTAACATCTCTGGTGGTGATCTGAAGGAGCATCAGTCTGTCACTATAACCTGCTCAGCTTTGACTCCCTGTCCACACTCACCTCCTGAACTCACCTGGAATCTCCAACAAGACTCTCacagacaaacagagaaaaacacagatggaaCCTTTACAACTAAAATCCAGGAGAACATCACTCTGTCAGACACACATGATGGATACAACATCAGATGTTCTGCCCGATATCCTGTGAATGGAGGAAACaagacagcagagacagcaGTGACTCTCAGTGTTTCATGTAAGTGATCCTGTCAGCACGTCATGGTTCAGCTGTTTCTGATCAATAAAGTTAAGGTGTCCCATTTTCCTCAGATGCTCCTAGAAAAACCTcagcatccatccgtccatcaggTTTGGTGTCAGCAGGTAGCTGGGTGAAGCTGAACTGCTCCAGCAGAGCCAAGCCTCCTgccagcttcacctggttcaggaACAGCAAACATGGAGCCATTAATGTATCTGTGGGGCAGGTTTACAGCTTCAATGTTACTGAGGGAGGAGAGTTTTACTGTGTGGCTACAAATGATCTGGGTCAACAGAGATCATCAGTGATCCATCTTAGGTTTGAaggtattttttaaaaatgcactGAATCATAATTCCTCTAAATATTATGAGGAAGGTTCTCAACATCAGGTGTTTAAATGTTGCACTAAATGTTCCTATTTCAAGGTTTATTGACTGGACATCTTTCATGGTTGCTAATTGCAGTAGCAATTGGGATCTGTCTGCTCATCTGCCTAGTTGTTTATGTTAGGTAAGTATCCAACATAATATAATcttatttcaggtgaccacagCTCTTGCCTGAAACTCTTAAACTCTTTTATCATGGTGAAAACAAGATTAATATAATTTTCGGTTAGAGCAACATTTACCTACTTTTAAATTAGGTGTAATAGAGATCAATTAGGATCATGAGCAGTTGTCGTGTCCTTCATCTGACTTTTATTTAGCAGCAtactatgttttcttttaacctTGCAATCAAAAGTTACATTCATACATTCAATAAGTAATAAAATGAGCCATAAAAggtcaaaaataaaagttaaaaatataagACAGGCTTAAAAGCAAGTATAATAAATACGTTTCTCCTGTTCCTGGTCTTTGAATGATGCCTTGAAATCCCCAACAGTCACAAGTTCAGTTAGTTTTAATTCTGTTTGGCGAACATTTCAGGCAGAGGGGGAGGCATATTTAAAAGCTCTCCTACCCAATTAGGTTCTCATTCTTGGAACAGACAAATGCTAAAAAGCCAGAAAGCGCAGTCCATAATGAATGTCGGACCTTATCATAAAGGTTGTCCGAAAAAAGGAGCCAACCCCAATATACATTTATAGGCAAATAGCAGACAGTGAGAAAGTCTGCGGACTTACAATGAAAGCAGCAATGTACAAGAGACCATGTTGGACACGGCAACCATAATGCACACTGATATACAGGGTCTAACTTCTTTACATACTGCTTGACAGTGTTTGTATACTCTTTAAATGAGAGATTATTGTCAATGATGATACCTAGATCCTTGTAAGTTTTAATGATTTCAATTTCTACCTCTTGTACTGTTGGGATTCTAGAAGTAGTGGATACATGAGCTTGGTCTTCCAGGATTCAACACCAATTTCACTTGCATCAATGTGACTGGATTCATTTAATGGCCAACTGAAATAATTCAAAACTTTACACTACTGGTTTTGAAGAGCAGTAAAAGATAGGATCATCAGTATACAAATTATGCATGGACATTGCAGGTCATGGTAAGggttattaacaaaaataattaacaaaagtCCTTGAGTTTAGCCCTGGGTAACCCCATTTGATATGGGGATGAGTAAAGGGCAGGACCCAGCAAGTTGGACACACCACATTATGTTAGACCAGCCTACAGCCTGGCTACACAATCCAGTTTTTGAAATCTAATTGACAAGGATATTATTGTCTACAGTGTCAAAGATTTTCAGAAGATAAATAAACAGGACAGCAAAATATTTCATCTATTTCGTATATCATCTAAAGATTCAAGAATGTCATTCACCGCTCTAATAGCAGTTGTTGTCATGCTGTGCTGCTTACTAAAACCAGACTGATGGTGTGATGGTCTACATGAAGTAATACTTAAATGTGTTATATAAAATGATAGCTATCTTAACATTATGGGTAGTATTTAGCTTCAGCATTAAGGTCTCCAGGAAGattatgaaaaaagaaaatacacactGTTGTCTTTCACCTGTTTTAGTGAAGCATGTTGATGAATATGGCTTGCAAATAATACAAACCTTCTTACAGCTTTTTTATGTCTTCCAGGTGTTTCAAGTCCAAGCAGCCAACTCCTCAACAGACTCAGGTGGGCAAACATTTAGCTTCTGTGTATAGCaatgaaatgtattttcatgAGTGGACTTTGTGCCAacttttaaatttgaaaaataagatttattttCCCCATAGACTCCAACGGGTGAGGAGGCTACTGTTCAAACACCATCCGAGGCAGAGGAAGAACTCCATTATGGAGAAGTGGCTTTCTTCAAAAGGAAACCTAAAGCTTCCTCCATCTCAGTGGAGAACAGCAAAGAGGAGGAGACAATTTACACACACGTCAAAGTATCCAAATCAACAAAATGTTCAACACAGAGTGCTGACAGTCCAGAGGATCTTTATGCTCAAGTGAAGAAAAAATAACTTTGCCACAAACGTTCAGTTTTGCTTATACAAGATATCACTTGAAGTGCCACGTAACCTTTCTTAGAAGCCATTAATATTCATCACGTATTATATTATCATGATTAAAATGTGCTATCTTTGTGTTGTTAGTTTCCTGTTCTGGGTTATTTTTCGTGTCGTGACTTTGTGTGTGTCACACCTTGCATGATATTGTTGCTGGAAGTAAACATATTCTTTTCTTCAACAAAACATCTAATCTCTAACCATTTTGtagtaataaaatatttttttttcatgatgaaACAACATTTTTGCTATATCTATGTGAATACATGTTCCCCTTTTTTGTTGAAACATAATTCAATCTGCTACTCTGCATCTGGACACTGCAGCTTGGTC encodes the following:
- the LOC124858506 gene encoding B-cell receptor CD22-like, whose amino-acid sequence is MPMTGSDEGLRGSLGSYKLATWETLMAVETGSTSSRAGGGFGSGFNRWSAASNDGGGTTVIEKILQSTVLETFLLQSLHHQRLFSTEIADSPWSPSINISGGDLKEHQSVTITCSALTPCPHSPPELTWNLQQDSHRQTEKNTDGTFTTKIQENITLSDTHDGYNIRCSARYPVNGGNKTAETAVTLSVSYAPRNTSASISPSGLVSAGSWVELNCSSRAKPPASFTWFRNSKHGAINVSVGQVYSFSVTEGGEFYCVAKNDRGQQRSSVILVSFGVSGVGVCITVKILGLVMLCSAIIIFECWFRFFKKLTKGTEDPTYVNSVMATKAS